A section of the Leminorella richardii genome encodes:
- a CDS encoding FNR family transcription factor yields MIPEKRTIRRIQSGGCAIHCQDCCISPLCIPFTLNEHELNQLDNIIERKKPIQKGQALFKAGDELKSLYAIRSGTIKSYTITEQGDEQITGFHLAGDLVGFDAIGTHSHPSFAQALETSMVCEIPYEILDDLSGKMPSLRQQIMRLMSGEIKGDQDMILLLSKKNAEERLAAFIYNLSRRFAQRGFSPREFRLTMTRGDIGNYLGLTVETISRLLGRFQKSDILSVKGKYITIQDIDTLAELAGQNQPE; encoded by the coding sequence ATGATTCCGGAAAAGCGAACAATTCGGCGCATACAGTCAGGCGGATGTGCAATCCACTGTCAGGATTGCTGTATTAGCCCGCTGTGCATCCCTTTTACGCTGAATGAGCATGAACTGAATCAGCTTGATAATATCATTGAGCGTAAGAAGCCTATTCAAAAGGGACAGGCGCTGTTTAAAGCAGGCGATGAGCTTAAGTCACTTTACGCTATTCGTTCAGGCACCATTAAAAGCTATACCATCACCGAACAGGGCGATGAGCAGATCACCGGGTTCCATCTCGCTGGGGATTTAGTGGGTTTTGATGCTATCGGCACCCATTCTCACCCTAGCTTTGCTCAGGCGCTGGAAACGTCGATGGTGTGTGAAATCCCTTATGAGATCCTAGATGACCTTTCAGGAAAAATGCCCAGCCTGCGCCAGCAAATCATGCGGCTGATGAGCGGTGAAATCAAAGGCGATCAGGACATGATCCTGCTTCTCTCTAAAAAGAATGCGGAAGAGCGTCTGGCTGCGTTTATCTATAACCTGTCTCGCCGCTTTGCACAGCGCGGCTTCTCTCCCAGAGAGTTTCGCCTAACGATGACCCGTGGCGATATTGGCAACTATCTTGGATTAACGGTAGAAACCATCAGCCGCTTGCTGGGTCGCTTCCAGAAGAGCGATATTCTGAGCGTTAAGGGTAAATACATTACCATTCAGGATATTGATACACTGGCCGAGCTGGCCGGGCAAAACCAGCCAGAGTAA
- a CDS encoding FTR1 family iron permease, whose product MSILKKTLFLLIGWCAFITAAFATDYQSLTDDIRQRLDKTSQFYQQQQIDEARTEVQMAYFEVFENLEGPIRINISAQKSYQMEAAFGEIRKMIGDGKPQAEVDAKISWLKGELDSVLPVLRDGHKLSAEQQHGTYDNSDIAPYWQQSFKTIDDLLAEAITLYQSENYAEARRKVQQAQYDGFKNSEMEMSVRQNRSSQQAGEINRQFNELIAISGEAGKMNDVSYRTTALLQDLEDLLPGLPTTREAQQAVAATGTTPADSTPDADWSKVVTDIDSAVKAALVKYKEGDSKGAMMAIQDAYFDLFEASGMENKIGSRDAAFKTQIENHFTRMVSQIKAGQSLDVVEQQSQSLQTDLLAAVEVLGSGAQTSWSLLIYSLLIIVREGLEALLIVAAIVAYLVKNNHRDKLPMIRQSVYVALLASVVTAVIFQWLFSNSGASRELLEGFTMLIAVVMLFFMSYWLLSKVEATHWKAYLEGKLSHSLSTGSVVGLWLTSFLAVYREGAETVLFYFALMGDSTTVSGHFSILAGFLIGCVILLIAYVIMRFSVVKLPLKPFFMFTGCFMYLMAFVFAGKGVLELIEGKLFEPTLLSGAPEVVWLGIYPYVETLIPQAVLIVAALIALWVMKKSSPSKANG is encoded by the coding sequence ATGTCGATCCTGAAAAAAACGCTTTTTCTTCTTATTGGATGGTGTGCTTTTATCACCGCAGCTTTCGCGACAGACTATCAAAGCCTGACGGACGACATTCGTCAGCGTCTTGATAAAACCTCTCAATTTTATCAGCAGCAGCAAATTGATGAGGCCAGAACGGAAGTTCAAATGGCCTACTTTGAAGTGTTTGAAAACCTTGAAGGTCCTATTCGCATCAATATTTCTGCGCAAAAAAGCTACCAGATGGAAGCCGCGTTTGGCGAAATTCGCAAAATGATAGGCGACGGTAAGCCACAGGCCGAGGTTGATGCCAAGATTAGCTGGTTGAAAGGGGAGCTGGACAGCGTGCTCCCAGTGTTAAGGGATGGACATAAGCTAAGCGCAGAACAGCAACACGGTACTTATGACAACAGCGACATCGCGCCATACTGGCAGCAGAGCTTCAAAACGATAGACGATCTGCTGGCAGAAGCTATCACGCTTTATCAGAGCGAAAACTATGCTGAGGCTCGCCGTAAAGTTCAGCAGGCACAGTACGACGGTTTCAAAAACTCCGAAATGGAAATGTCGGTGCGTCAAAATCGCTCTTCTCAGCAGGCGGGTGAGATCAATCGCCAGTTTAACGAGCTTATCGCCATTAGCGGTGAAGCGGGAAAAATGAACGACGTCAGCTATCGTACGACCGCGCTGCTTCAGGATCTCGAAGACCTTCTGCCGGGGCTGCCCACCACGCGTGAAGCACAGCAGGCGGTTGCCGCAACGGGAACTACTCCTGCCGACAGCACTCCAGATGCAGACTGGTCTAAGGTTGTCACCGATATTGACTCAGCCGTAAAAGCGGCGCTGGTGAAGTATAAGGAGGGCGATAGTAAAGGGGCGATGATGGCGATTCAGGACGCTTACTTCGACCTGTTTGAAGCCAGCGGAATGGAGAACAAGATAGGTTCGCGCGACGCGGCCTTTAAGACCCAAATTGAAAACCACTTCACTCGGATGGTCAGCCAAATTAAGGCCGGTCAGTCTTTAGACGTGGTAGAGCAGCAGTCCCAGTCACTGCAAACCGATCTTCTTGCTGCGGTTGAAGTGTTGGGCAGCGGGGCGCAGACGAGCTGGAGCCTGTTGATATACAGCCTGCTTATCATTGTTCGCGAAGGGCTTGAGGCGCTGCTTATCGTAGCCGCTATCGTAGCGTATCTGGTGAAAAATAATCATCGCGATAAGCTTCCGATGATCCGTCAATCTGTGTATGTAGCACTGTTAGCGAGCGTAGTGACGGCAGTCATTTTCCAATGGCTGTTCTCTAACTCAGGCGCTAGCCGTGAGCTTCTGGAAGGGTTCACGATGCTGATTGCTGTGGTCATGCTGTTCTTTATGAGCTACTGGCTGCTGTCTAAAGTAGAAGCAACCCACTGGAAAGCCTATTTGGAAGGCAAGCTGTCGCACTCTCTGTCAACAGGGTCTGTTGTTGGGCTTTGGCTGACCAGTTTTCTTGCTGTTTATCGTGAAGGTGCCGAAACGGTCCTGTTCTATTTCGCCTTGATGGGGGACTCAACAACCGTTAGCGGGCATTTTTCTATTCTGGCCGGTTTCCTGATCGGCTGCGTTATCCTGCTGATTGCCTATGTGATTATGCGCTTTAGCGTCGTTAAGCTGCCGCTGAAGCCGTTCTTTATGTTTACCGGCTGCTTTATGTACCTGATGGCGTTTGTTTTCGCCGGTAAGGGCGTACTGGAACTGATTGAGGGCAAGCTGTTTGAACCAACGCTGCTCTCTGGAGCGCCTGAAGTTGTGTGGCTGGGCATTTACCCTTATGTCGAAACCTTAATACCACAGGCAGTTCTGATCGTTGCGGCGTTGATTGCCCTGTGGGTAATGAAGAAAAGTTCGCCCTCCAAGGCGAATGGATAA
- a CDS encoding iron transporter, with protein sequence MAMKKTFVTGAFIAGLLTAPAAFAFKEYPAGEPVKMNEMEIAAVYLQPIDMEPRGMGLPAAKSDIHLEADIHAVEGNKNGFGAGEWMPYLTISYTLVNTDTGEKQEGTFMPMVAGDGPHYGANIKMMGVGNYKVTYHIEPPSKAGMHRHTDDETGVGRWWKPFDASFEFKYVGLN encoded by the coding sequence ATGGCAATGAAGAAAACGTTTGTTACCGGTGCATTTATCGCCGGTCTGTTGACGGCTCCGGCAGCATTCGCTTTTAAAGAGTACCCAGCGGGTGAACCGGTCAAAATGAACGAAATGGAGATTGCAGCAGTTTATCTGCAGCCGATCGATATGGAACCCCGTGGGATGGGCTTGCCTGCTGCTAAGTCAGATATTCACCTAGAAGCGGACATTCATGCCGTTGAAGGGAACAAGAATGGTTTCGGCGCTGGCGAATGGATGCCTTACCTGACCATTTCCTACACGCTGGTGAATACCGATACAGGCGAGAAGCAAGAAGGTACGTTCATGCCAATGGTTGCCGGTGACGGTCCGCACTACGGCGCTAACATCAAAATGATGGGCGTAGGCAACTATAAAGTGACCTATCACATCGAGCCGCCGTCAAAAGCGGGCATGCACCGTCATACTGATGATGAAACCGGCGTAGGCCGCTGGTGGAAACCGTTTGACGCTAGCTTTGAGTTTAAGTACGTCGGTCTGAACTGA
- a CDS encoding Fe-S-containing protein has protein sequence MNYFLVSVLQTFLPVSLLLGVSWASRQAPGLRPTVWLSLLGFFIGTFAGIHFPHSQQWALFFALFQLLSVALFLISQGFSSRRLGYFWLFIFILIAAVRWGQTPNLSAITATNVVNTDLILNVSAVLCGIAIVAAAGAMVAVCVSQVRFLRWPLLIALAVLLALPASGELMLVMMKLQVIELTKSLLSYVAKVTNARALINYASGALLLITALVYLLCTVVPRRKAITHADPVSYRKAVAHYLDARRAMVVTLLLSVMAIGAQVYWDKVASQPPRLSEAQPVLLADDEMVHIPLEQVKDGKLHRFVWVADDGKAVRFFVINRYPDKLRLGVVFDACLLCGDQGYVMEGNQVICVACDVHIFIPSIGKPGGCNPVPIDEWNMTETELTIGKKSLEAGLNYFNTVVTLEVTDPVDGSRLTNTKAEHRYTFAGKTYFFSNATNFEAFRDNPEKYVQEAK, from the coding sequence ATGAATTATTTTTTGGTTTCGGTACTACAGACGTTTTTACCCGTTTCTCTTTTATTAGGTGTGAGTTGGGCATCGCGTCAGGCGCCGGGGCTGCGTCCCACTGTATGGCTAAGCCTGCTAGGCTTTTTTATCGGCACCTTTGCCGGCATCCATTTTCCCCATTCGCAACAGTGGGCACTGTTTTTCGCCCTGTTCCAGCTGCTTTCCGTCGCGCTATTTCTTATCAGTCAGGGGTTTTCTTCTCGTCGCCTTGGCTATTTCTGGCTGTTTATTTTTATTCTTATTGCCGCAGTGCGCTGGGGACAAACGCCCAATCTGAGCGCAATTACCGCGACTAACGTTGTAAACACAGACCTTATTCTTAACGTCAGCGCCGTGCTGTGTGGTATTGCCATCGTGGCAGCCGCTGGCGCAATGGTGGCCGTTTGTGTTAGTCAGGTTCGTTTTTTACGCTGGCCACTGCTTATTGCTCTCGCAGTACTGCTGGCGCTGCCTGCATCGGGTGAACTGATGCTGGTGATGATGAAGCTTCAGGTGATTGAGCTCACTAAGTCTTTGTTGAGCTATGTGGCGAAAGTGACTAACGCTCGGGCTTTGATTAACTATGCCAGCGGGGCGCTATTGCTGATCACGGCTTTGGTATATCTGCTGTGTACGGTTGTTCCCAGAAGAAAAGCAATAACGCACGCCGATCCTGTTTCCTATCGAAAGGCTGTGGCGCACTATCTTGACGCTCGTAGGGCGATGGTGGTGACGCTGCTGCTGTCAGTAATGGCCATTGGCGCACAGGTATACTGGGATAAAGTAGCCTCTCAGCCGCCGAGACTGTCAGAGGCGCAGCCGGTTCTGCTTGCCGATGATGAAATGGTGCATATTCCACTTGAACAGGTGAAAGACGGCAAACTACACCGCTTTGTTTGGGTGGCCGACGATGGTAAAGCGGTGCGCTTTTTTGTCATTAACCGCTATCCGGACAAACTGCGCCTTGGTGTGGTGTTTGACGCCTGTCTGCTGTGTGGCGATCAGGGGTACGTCATGGAGGGCAATCAGGTTATCTGTGTAGCCTGCGATGTGCATATCTTTATTCCTTCAATTGGTAAGCCCGGGGGCTGTAACCCGGTGCCGATTGACGAATGGAATATGACCGAAACGGAATTAACGATTGGTAAAAAGTCGTTGGAAGCAGGGCTCAATTACTTCAACACCGTCGTGACCTTGGAAGTGACCGACCCCGTTGACGGCAGCCGCCTGACGAACACCAAGGCTGAACACCGCTATACCTTTGCGGGGAAAACCTACTTTTTCTCTAACGCAACGAACTTTGAAGCCTTTAGGGATAACCCAGAGAAATACGTTCAGGAGGCTAAGTAA
- a CDS encoding ABC transporter permease: protein MLWRMLRQSWSRNLGKKSLAVVTIFLAAGLISALLAVSIDIGDKMAREMKSYGANILIEPAGQATLPTLFGEKNNPLVGQEFLDESELPNIKDIFWRNNIIGFAPLLSGEVSVQGHDVVALGTFFEQAVDVPDEEDYHTGQKTVSPYWQVNGEWPKEDGETLQTLVGQQLAQQTGWKVGDRLEVKGPKGHLDVIVSGILASGGDEEQQLVMPLAQVQTLMGLAGKVQAVRVSALTVPENELSRKARADLESLNAEEYDLWYCTAYVSSIAHQLEEAISGSGVRPIWQVAASEGIVIEKIQLLLAVVTLAALLASAMGIASLMTSNIMERTREIGLMKALGARQWQIMTLFYLEAAMSGVIGGLFGCLAGWGLAKGIGMMLFDAPLSFAWIVVPCVLALSVLIALIGTWFPARRIAYLYPVEVLYGR, encoded by the coding sequence ATGCTGTGGCGAATGCTGCGCCAGTCCTGGTCGCGTAACTTGGGTAAAAAATCTCTGGCGGTAGTCACCATCTTTCTCGCGGCAGGGCTTATTTCTGCGCTGCTGGCGGTGTCTATCGACATTGGCGACAAAATGGCTCGAGAGATGAAGTCTTATGGCGCCAATATTCTGATTGAGCCTGCAGGGCAGGCAACGCTGCCGACGCTGTTTGGTGAAAAAAATAACCCTCTGGTTGGGCAGGAGTTTTTGGACGAATCCGAACTGCCTAACATCAAAGACATCTTCTGGCGTAACAACATTATTGGTTTTGCGCCGCTGCTCAGTGGTGAAGTCAGCGTTCAGGGGCACGACGTTGTTGCTCTCGGCACTTTCTTTGAACAGGCCGTTGATGTTCCGGACGAAGAGGATTACCACACGGGGCAGAAAACCGTAAGCCCATACTGGCAGGTGAACGGCGAATGGCCGAAAGAAGACGGCGAGACGCTTCAGACGCTTGTTGGACAACAGCTTGCACAACAAACGGGCTGGAAAGTGGGCGATCGCCTAGAGGTGAAGGGGCCCAAAGGGCATCTTGACGTTATCGTAAGCGGCATTTTAGCCAGCGGCGGTGATGAAGAGCAGCAGTTGGTTATGCCGCTGGCCCAGGTTCAAACGCTAATGGGACTCGCGGGCAAAGTGCAGGCTGTTCGCGTTTCTGCGCTAACGGTGCCGGAAAATGAGCTATCTCGTAAGGCGCGAGCGGATCTGGAGTCGCTGAATGCGGAAGAGTACGACCTGTGGTACTGCACTGCCTATGTGTCATCAATAGCGCACCAGCTGGAAGAGGCAATTTCTGGATCTGGCGTTAGGCCTATCTGGCAGGTTGCAGCCTCAGAAGGCATCGTCATTGAAAAGATTCAGCTGCTCTTAGCGGTGGTTACGCTGGCCGCGCTGCTGGCGTCGGCGATGGGTATCGCCTCGTTAATGACCAGTAACATTATGGAACGCACGCGCGAAATTGGCCTGATGAAGGCGCTGGGCGCCCGTCAGTGGCAAATTATGACCCTGTTTTATCTGGAAGCTGCGATGAGCGGTGTGATTGGCGGTCTGTTTGGCTGCTTAGCCGGCTGGGGATTGGCAAAGGGGATCGGCATGATGCTGTTTGATGCGCCATTAAGTTTTGCCTGGATTGTTGTCCCTTGTGTACTTGCGCTGTCGGTTCTGATTGCGCTTATCGGTACCTGGTTCCCCGCGAGGAGAATTGCCTACCTTTACCCGGTGGAGGTGCTGTATGGACGCTAA
- a CDS encoding ABC transporter permease, with translation MFWRLVWRALRLRMQRVIVVFAALAVGAAIVTSMSAVYFDINAKMSQELRTFGANFYIGPGHGHTMAQAEYQKIMDDAPSNVVSAGTPYLYGTARTELEKVVVMGVWFESLKQIVPYWQVTGNWIGVSFDDRNAMIGYKLANRLELKVGDTVVLVDGEHKKPLQIKGIVEAGDATDNVLIINLPLAQSWLNQPNAISHALLSVNNELGQVDSFAEKLQVDYPDLEIRPIRKVSASEGQVLDKIKGLMGLVSLVILVLSTLCVNTTLMAIVSERSREFALQKALGAKGSDIVRQIVTETLLVALVAAVVGVAVGYVLAQILGQTVFSAAIGLRIQVIPLTLGLSLLVAMIAAVLPTYRAVKIEPAKVLKGE, from the coding sequence ATGTTCTGGCGACTGGTGTGGAGGGCTCTCAGGCTACGCATGCAGCGCGTTATTGTCGTATTTGCCGCACTGGCTGTTGGCGCCGCGATCGTTACCTCAATGTCCGCAGTTTATTTTGATATTAACGCCAAGATGAGCCAAGAGCTGCGTACCTTTGGCGCCAACTTTTATATCGGCCCAGGACATGGGCATACGATGGCGCAGGCGGAGTATCAGAAAATTATGGACGACGCGCCGTCGAACGTCGTAAGTGCGGGAACGCCTTATCTCTACGGCACAGCCCGCACTGAGCTAGAGAAAGTGGTTGTGATGGGCGTATGGTTTGAGTCGCTCAAGCAGATTGTTCCCTACTGGCAGGTGACCGGAAACTGGATTGGCGTCAGCTTTGATGACCGCAACGCGATGATTGGCTACAAGCTGGCTAACCGCCTAGAGCTGAAAGTGGGCGATACGGTGGTTTTGGTCGACGGTGAACACAAAAAGCCTTTGCAGATTAAAGGCATCGTCGAGGCCGGTGACGCTACGGATAACGTGCTGATTATCAATCTACCGCTAGCTCAAAGCTGGCTTAACCAGCCTAACGCCATCAGTCACGCACTGCTAAGCGTGAATAACGAGCTGGGGCAGGTGGATAGCTTTGCCGAAAAGCTGCAGGTCGATTATCCCGATCTTGAAATTCGCCCGATCCGAAAAGTGTCCGCGTCGGAAGGTCAGGTATTGGATAAAATTAAAGGACTGATGGGGTTGGTTTCTCTGGTGATTCTGGTGCTTTCAACCCTGTGTGTGAATACCACACTGATGGCGATTGTCAGCGAACGTTCCCGCGAGTTTGCGCTGCAGAAAGCGCTGGGCGCGAAGGGAAGTGACATCGTGCGTCAAATCGTTACGGAAACGCTGCTGGTTGCTTTAGTGGCCGCAGTCGTAGGCGTGGCTGTGGGCTATGTTTTAGCACAAATTCTTGGGCAGACGGTCTTTTCCGCCGCCATTGGGCTTCGTATTCAGGTTATTCCGCTGACGCTGGGGTTATCGCTGCTGGTAGCAATGATTGCCGCCGTTTTACCGACCTATCGTGCAGTTAAGATTGAGCCAGCTAAAGTATTGAAAGGAGAGTAG
- a CDS encoding ABC transporter ATP-binding protein, which yields MQQSSTVQPSSPWVIETRHLYKRFGQVVALDDINLHIKRGEFVAIMGASGSGKTTLMNILTCLDTVSEGQVLLDGVDAAQLDEEGRRAFRSDKIGLVFQQFHLIPFLTALENVMLAQHYHSIVDEEAARKVLAKVGLEHRVDHLPSQLSGGEQQRVCIARALVNEPPVIFADEPTGNLDEQNEKLVLGLLTDLHKQGTTIVMVTHNPELGRFTDRIIRLQHGKYLGEEVNQREGEPNEDKTE from the coding sequence ATGCAACAGTCATCAACAGTTCAACCCTCATCGCCTTGGGTGATAGAAACCCGGCATTTGTACAAGCGCTTTGGTCAGGTTGTGGCGCTGGACGATATTAATTTACACATCAAGCGCGGAGAGTTTGTCGCCATCATGGGGGCATCCGGCTCGGGAAAAACCACGCTGATGAATATTTTGACCTGTCTGGATACCGTCAGCGAAGGCCAAGTGCTGCTGGACGGTGTTGATGCGGCACAGCTGGATGAAGAAGGGCGCCGCGCCTTCCGTTCGGATAAGATCGGTTTAGTTTTTCAGCAGTTTCACCTGATCCCATTTTTAACCGCGCTAGAAAACGTGATGCTGGCTCAGCATTACCACAGCATTGTGGATGAAGAGGCTGCGCGTAAAGTTCTGGCAAAGGTTGGTTTAGAGCATCGCGTAGACCACCTGCCAAGCCAGCTTTCTGGCGGTGAACAGCAGCGAGTCTGTATTGCGCGCGCTTTAGTGAACGAGCCTCCGGTTATTTTTGCCGATGAGCCAACGGGCAACCTTGACGAGCAAAACGAGAAGCTGGTTTTAGGCCTACTAACAGATTTACACAAACAGGGAACAACCATTGTCATGGTTACCCATAACCCAGAGTTGGGGCGCTTTACCGATAGAATTATTCGTCTCCAGCACGGAAAGTACTTAGGAGAAGAAGTTAACCAGCGTGAAGGGGAGCCCAATGAGGATAAGACTGAATAG
- a CDS encoding TlpA family protein disulfide reductase: protein MRIRLNRLSIALLIGVSLLLSGCKEETAKVGEPAPTLAAYDLRGERASLEQWQGKYVYLSFWASNCGGCLAEMPTLEKLSGEFSESVVVVGINTDREDFNIEAMLKDLNVTYPNVKDQLSITQERYQVVGTPTAFLIAPDGKLLAQYVGMMKEPQLAAIFERTRGERP from the coding sequence ATGAGGATAAGACTGAATAGGCTGAGTATTGCCTTGCTGATTGGCGTATCGCTGCTGCTTAGTGGATGCAAAGAAGAGACGGCCAAAGTAGGCGAACCTGCACCAACGCTTGCCGCCTATGACCTGCGCGGAGAGCGCGCTTCACTTGAGCAGTGGCAGGGAAAATACGTCTACCTGAGCTTTTGGGCGTCAAACTGCGGTGGCTGCCTGGCAGAGATGCCGACACTTGAGAAATTGAGTGGGGAATTCAGCGAAAGTGTCGTGGTTGTAGGCATTAATACGGATCGCGAGGATTTTAATATCGAGGCGATGCTAAAAGATCTCAATGTAACTTACCCTAACGTGAAAGATCAGCTTTCGATAACTCAAGAACGCTATCAGGTGGTCGGTACACCAACGGCGTTTTTGATTGCTCCTGATGGAAAGCTGCTGGCTCAGTATGTTGGAATGATGAAAGAGCCACAGCTGGCAGCGATTTTTGAACGTACACGAGGGGAGCGTCCGTAA
- a CDS encoding c-type cytochrome, with the protein MLKAGIATAVVLFCLGAPAHGQEIKGFYQKNCASCHGRNGEKTALNKARKLTTLDEAQITEALKTRRDGKVKGAGNQVKKRLSDEDIHQLSEYIQTINPR; encoded by the coding sequence ATGCTGAAAGCGGGCATAGCAACAGCCGTTGTGCTGTTCTGTTTAGGAGCTCCAGCGCACGGGCAGGAAATAAAGGGCTTTTATCAAAAAAACTGTGCTTCCTGCCATGGCCGAAATGGTGAAAAAACTGCCTTAAATAAGGCAAGAAAGCTCACCACCCTTGATGAAGCACAAATTACCGAGGCGTTGAAAACTCGGCGAGACGGTAAAGTTAAGGGGGCGGGCAACCAAGTGAAGAAACGCCTTAGCGATGAAGACATTCATCAGCTGTCTGAATATATTCAAACGATTAATCCTCGCTGA
- a CDS encoding helix-turn-helix transcriptional regulator, translating into MNYLRKRRVIKFNTINFSFISRGVIMKESFYFQRNYSGLNAAGRVELLEGGFFTRRLASPENDIENTRIDLGQFRLECGHHRTPVVSRGKLPPNFVSLGLMTKGNCSARCNGMPVGERNLRIYPESTEIFYHTSEEAEWFIFSVPRHLLQTELSTLPERITLPVNHIMTVPLSEAAHAQLKNLIENVFSFVRSLPDPRSLSDIADKLLNRLLCGYVTAIGSSNEQWRDIFPHRLLQLHGQLIMASEGLVLSSENNNLKLTELARSTGYTLRALEIIFNNTVGMPPKSWFMNLRLNGALYDLIYAQKDENVAKTATRWGFQHLARFSSIYRQTFGERPSETLARSREKKQIKL; encoded by the coding sequence GTGAACTATTTAAGAAAAAGGCGTGTCATAAAGTTTAATACCATCAATTTTTCTTTTATTTCGCGTGGCGTGATAATGAAAGAGTCATTCTATTTTCAAAGAAATTATAGTGGGCTGAATGCTGCTGGCAGGGTTGAACTGCTTGAAGGGGGATTTTTTACTCGTCGTTTGGCGAGCCCTGAAAACGACATTGAGAATACCCGAATAGATTTAGGGCAGTTTCGGCTAGAGTGTGGTCATCATCGAACGCCTGTTGTTTCTCGAGGAAAACTGCCTCCTAACTTTGTCTCTCTTGGATTGATGACAAAAGGGAACTGCTCTGCACGATGTAACGGAATGCCGGTTGGTGAGAGAAACCTGCGTATTTATCCTGAGAGTACGGAGATTTTTTATCACACATCAGAAGAGGCTGAATGGTTCATTTTTTCCGTGCCCAGGCATCTGTTGCAAACTGAACTTTCAACCTTACCAGAGCGAATAACGTTACCCGTTAACCACATCATGACGGTTCCGCTTAGCGAAGCCGCACATGCCCAATTAAAGAATCTGATTGAAAACGTCTTTTCCTTTGTAAGGTCTTTGCCGGATCCTCGGTCGCTTTCTGATATTGCCGATAAGCTGCTGAACAGGCTTCTTTGCGGCTATGTCACAGCTATAGGCAGCAGTAACGAACAGTGGCGGGATATCTTTCCTCATCGGCTGCTTCAACTGCACGGTCAGTTGATTATGGCGAGTGAGGGGTTGGTACTGTCCAGTGAAAATAACAATCTCAAACTGACTGAACTGGCGCGCTCTACCGGCTATACCTTAAGAGCGCTGGAGATCATATTTAATAACACGGTTGGAATGCCGCCCAAAAGCTGGTTTATGAACCTGCGTTTAAATGGGGCACTGTATGACCTGATTTATGCCCAAAAAGATGAGAACGTGGCGAAAACAGCAACTCGTTGGGGGTTCCAGCATTTGGCCCGTTTCTCATCTATATATCGACAGACCTTTGGCGAGCGCCCCAGTGAGACACTGGCGCGATCGCGTGAGAAAAAACAAATTAAACTATAA
- a CDS encoding DUF3313 domain-containing protein gives MLVMKRLSAAVILGAFLLGGCTSKVADSNEYSGFLSDYSKLHKAESPTGQTVLRWADPALKSANYQNVYFEPIVFHPTPKPSEKISQQTLDSVLSFTNQRVKTALGQRLHLVDNKLAPNTLIFRGAITGVSASTQGLHFYEVIPVALVLAGTMAATGERDEDTVLMFEGELIDAKTGKTVFEVVRKGFGKPLSNDRQKVTVEDLQKIVSDMATDIVRYQD, from the coding sequence ATGCTGGTAATGAAACGTCTGTCCGCTGCCGTGATTCTGGGGGCTTTCCTTTTAGGAGGATGTACCTCAAAGGTGGCCGATTCAAATGAGTACTCCGGATTTTTATCTGACTATTCCAAACTGCATAAGGCTGAAAGCCCGACAGGGCAGACGGTGCTGCGCTGGGCCGATCCTGCGCTTAAGTCAGCGAACTATCAAAACGTCTATTTTGAACCAATTGTTTTTCATCCTACACCAAAGCCTTCAGAGAAAATTTCCCAGCAAACGCTAGACAGCGTTCTGAGTTTTACCAATCAGCGAGTAAAAACCGCGCTGGGTCAGCGACTGCACCTAGTTGATAATAAGCTGGCACCGAATACCCTGATTTTCCGCGGCGCCATTACCGGCGTTAGCGCTTCAACTCAAGGTCTCCACTTTTATGAGGTGATCCCTGTTGCTTTGGTGCTGGCTGGCACGATGGCGGCAACAGGAGAGCGCGATGAAGATACTGTGTTAATGTTTGAAGGGGAGCTAATCGACGCGAAAACGGGGAAAACCGTGTTTGAGGTTGTGCGTAAAGGCTTTGGAAAACCTCTGAGCAACGATAGGCAAAAGGTTACCGTCGAAGACTTACAAAAGATTGTCAGCGATATGGCCACAGATATCGTACGCTATCAGGACTAA